A window from Pongo abelii isolate AG06213 chromosome 6, NHGRI_mPonAbe1-v2.0_pri, whole genome shotgun sequence encodes these proteins:
- the LOC100451844 gene encoding dual specificity protein kinase CLK2-like: MDFLWDKRTGLAARTMPHPRRYHSSERGSRRSYREHYRSRKHKQRRSRSWSSSSDRTRRRWREDSYHVRRRCSQTFSRSSSQHSSRKAKSVEDDAEGHLIYHVGDWLQERYEIVSTLGKGTFGRVVQCVDHRRGGARVALKIIKNVEKYKEAARLEINVLEKINEKDPDKNLCVQMFDWFDYHGHMCISLELLGLSTFDFLKDNNYLPYPIHQVRHMAFQLCQAVKFLHDNKLTHTDLKPENILFVNSDYELTYNLEKKRHERSVKSTAVRVGDFGSATFDHEHHSTIVSTRHYRAPEVIFELGWSQPCDVWSIGCIIFEYYVGFTLFQTHDNREHLAMMERILGPIPSWMIRKTRKQKYFYRGRLDWDENTSAGRYVRENCKPLRQYLTSEAEEHHQLFDLIESMLEYEPAKRMTLGEALQHPFFARLWAETPNKLWDSSRDISP, from the coding sequence ATGGACTTCCTGTGGGACAAGCGCACGGGCCTCGCCGCCAGAACGATGCCTCATCCTCGAAGGTACCATTCCTCAGAACGAGGCAGCCGGAGGAGTTACCGTGAACACTATCGGAGCCGAAAACATAAGCAACGAAGAAGCCGCTCCTGGTCAAGTAGTAGTGACCGGACACGACGGCGCTGGCGAGAGGACAGCTACCATGTCCGGAGGAGGTGCAGCCAGACATTTAGCCGCTCGTCTTCGCAGCACAGCAGCCGGAAAGCCAAGAGTGTAGAGGACGACGCTGAGGGCCACCTCATCTACCACGTCGGGGACTGGCTACAAGAGCGATATGAAATCGTTAGCACCTTAGGAAAGGGGACCTTCGGCCGAGTTGTACAATGTGTTGACCATCGCAGGGGTGGGGCTCGAGTTGCCCTGAAGATCATTAAGAATGTGGAGAAGTATAAGGAAGCAGCTCGACTTGAGATCAACGTGCTGGAGAAAATCAACGAGAAAGACCCTGACAAGAACCTCTGTGTCCAGATGTTTGACTGGTTTGACTACCATGGCCACATGTGTATCTCCTTGGAGCTTCTGGGCCTTAGCACCTTCGATTTCCTCAAAGACAACAACTACCTGCCCTACCCCATCCACCAAGTGCGCCACATGGCCTTCCAGTTGTGCCAGGCTGTCAAGTTCCTCCATGATAACAAGCTGACACATACAGACCTCAAGCCTGAAAATATTCTGTTTGTGAATTCAGACTATGAGCTCACCTACAACCTAGAGAAGAAGCGACATGAGCGCAGTGTGAAGAGCACAGCTGTGCGGGTGGGAGACTTTGGCAGTGCCACCTTTGACCATGAGCACCATAGCACCATTGTCTCCACTCGCCATTACCGAGCACCAGAGGTCATCTTTGAGTTGGGCTGGTcacagccttgtgatgtgtggagTATAGGCTGCATCATCTTTGAGTACTATGTGGGCTTCACCCTCTTCCAGACCCATGACAACAGAGAGCATCTAGCCATGATGGAAAGGATCTTGGGTCCTATCCCTTCCTGGATGATCCGaaagacaagaaaacagaaatatttttaccGGGGTCGCCTGGATTGGGATGAGAACACATCAGCTGGGCGCTATGTTCGTGAGAACTGCAAACCGCTGCGGCAGTATCTGACCTCAGAGGCAGAGGAACACCACCAGCTCTTCGATCTGATTGAAAGCATGCTAGAGTATGAACCAGCTAAGCGGATGACCTTGGGTGAAGCCCTTCAGCATCCTTTCTTCGCCCGCCTTTGGGCTGAGACACCCAACAAGTTGTGGGACTCCAGTCGGGATATCAGTCCGTGA